A single Stutzerimonas stutzeri DNA region contains:
- a CDS encoding FadR/GntR family transcriptional regulator has product MENQSAQPRVRRKHRSLAQELVTELSQQIRDGLIKRGDKLPTESAIMQAQGVSRTVVREAISRLQASGLVETRHGIGTFVLDTPSTTGLRIDPATIGTLRDVLSILELRISLEVESAGLAAMRRTPEQLEAMRAFLDSLQQSTALSSEAAVSDFQFHLQIAEATGNRYFTDIMNHLGTAIIPRSRLNSARLAHDDQPHYQQRLGREHEQIYDAIARQDAESARAAMRLHLTNSRERLRQAHEEAETDKAI; this is encoded by the coding sequence ATGGAAAACCAGAGCGCTCAGCCACGCGTCCGCCGAAAGCATCGCAGTCTTGCCCAGGAACTCGTCACGGAGTTGTCCCAGCAGATACGCGACGGACTCATCAAGCGCGGAGACAAGCTGCCTACCGAGTCTGCGATCATGCAGGCCCAGGGCGTGAGCCGAACGGTGGTGCGCGAGGCCATCTCTCGCCTGCAAGCATCCGGACTGGTGGAGACGCGTCATGGTATCGGCACCTTTGTGCTCGATACCCCCAGCACCACGGGTCTTCGTATCGATCCGGCGACCATTGGCACGCTGCGTGACGTGCTGTCGATCCTTGAACTGCGCATCAGCCTGGAGGTCGAGTCGGCCGGACTCGCGGCAATGCGCCGTACGCCTGAGCAACTGGAGGCAATGCGGGCGTTCCTGGATTCGCTGCAGCAGAGCACGGCGCTGTCCAGCGAGGCCGCGGTATCGGATTTCCAGTTCCACCTGCAGATTGCAGAGGCGACCGGCAACCGCTATTTCACCGACATCATGAACCACCTCGGCACGGCGATCATCCCGCGCAGTCGGCTCAATTCCGCGCGCCTTGCGCACGATGACCAGCCGCACTATCAACAGCGACTCGGTCGTGAGCATGAGCAGATCTACGACGCCATCGCCCGTCAGGATGCCGAATCGGCTCGGGCAGCGATGCGTTTGCACCTGACCAACAGCCGCGAGCGGCTTCGCCAGGCGCATGAAGAAGCCGAGACCGACAAGGCCATTTGA
- a CDS encoding ion channel: protein MLAYLVRYPSAGLLFIQLLGILLYPFMENTPLGRAAFGAFGVVVLVAALRIVNRSPTLHSVAFFLAAAILVLTVAAELTAAPNLRIALVVFESVFYFYAAAGLIGYMIEDQRTTTDELFAVGATFTLLAWAFAYAYAACQLLAPGSFVGQLQPDEPRSWLELLFLSVTVLSGVGLGDILPLRPVARALVMFEEIAGLMYIALVVSRVIGLTIRR, encoded by the coding sequence ATGTTGGCTTACCTTGTCCGCTATCCATCCGCCGGGCTGCTGTTCATCCAGCTACTCGGCATCCTGCTGTACCCCTTCATGGAAAATACGCCGCTCGGGCGCGCGGCCTTCGGTGCTTTCGGTGTGGTGGTTCTGGTTGCGGCGCTGCGCATCGTCAATCGGAGCCCGACGCTGCACTCGGTGGCTTTCTTCCTGGCTGCCGCGATACTCGTGCTCACGGTGGCCGCCGAATTGACTGCCGCGCCAAATCTGCGAATCGCATTGGTCGTCTTTGAGTCCGTGTTCTATTTCTACGCAGCGGCCGGGCTGATCGGTTACATGATCGAGGATCAGCGCACCACCACAGACGAGCTGTTCGCCGTAGGCGCGACTTTCACGCTGCTGGCATGGGCATTCGCTTATGCCTACGCCGCCTGCCAACTGCTCGCTCCAGGCAGTTTCGTCGGCCAGCTGCAGCCCGACGAGCCGCGTTCGTGGTTGGAGTTACTCTTTCTCAGCGTCACCGTTCTGTCCGGCGTCGGCCTCGGCGACATTTTGCCGCTCCGACCCGTGGCGAGGGCGCTGGTGATGTTCGAAGAGATTGCAGGACTGATGTACATCGCTCTGGTCGTGTCGCGCGTCATCGGGCTGACCATTCGGCGTTGA
- a CDS encoding ProQ/FinO family protein → MGFEQLAELRDRLRAEKMQEKTDSTKPGTRKPSPKAKPREQDPAIEAIWRLQKRFPLAFPVNPAPKVPLKEGILKDAEQHLELLGISSEQLKQGIAVWCRGSRYWASMTENAPRVDLNGEAVGVVTAAQALHARQQAKRQRGQARRHPKKPKEPVEDKAIDTAVEQTAD, encoded by the coding sequence ATGGGTTTTGAACAACTAGCTGAGCTACGCGACCGCCTGCGGGCCGAAAAAATGCAGGAAAAGACGGACAGTACGAAGCCGGGTACGCGAAAGCCTTCTCCGAAGGCGAAGCCTCGCGAGCAAGATCCCGCGATCGAAGCGATCTGGCGGTTGCAGAAGCGCTTTCCGTTGGCGTTCCCGGTCAATCCGGCCCCCAAGGTTCCGCTGAAGGAAGGCATTCTCAAGGATGCCGAGCAGCACCTGGAGCTGCTTGGAATATCCAGCGAACAGCTCAAGCAGGGCATCGCTGTTTGGTGCCGAGGAAGCCGATATTGGGCAAGCATGACGGAGAATGCGCCGCGCGTGGACCTGAACGGCGAGGCAGTGGGCGTCGTGACGGCCGCTCAGGCGCTGCATGCCAGGCAGCAGGCCAAGCGGCAGCGTGGACAAGCACGACGTCATCCGAAAAAGCCTAAAGAGCCTGTAGAAGACAAGGCTATCGACACCGCTGTGGAACAGACCGCGGATTGA
- a CDS encoding GGDEF domain-containing protein yields the protein MLIAPPHPDEALRQYTLDCLNLLDTAADVHLDTLVRVAQTAFGVETVLLSLIDRDRQWFKARQGLDISETPRDISFCSHTILQSGSLIVPDALDDPRFSDNPLVTGAPRVRLYAGRPIVINGFPIGTLCLFHPQPRQLNTAEQAMLKDLATLAEGYVFQRVQNTHIRELYKILDAERMRAMTDPLTHAWNRMGLEHLAPVLLNQALSDGKMVGVLCCDLDHFKSVNDRYGHATGDQVLVHTARRLKGVLRADDMLIRLGGEEFAVLVQVNQPEELHMLAERVRLMLLEKPIVCGANAITITASVGAAIKRDDETIEHTFTRADQAMYRGKANGRNRVELA from the coding sequence ATGCTTATCGCACCGCCGCACCCAGACGAAGCGCTACGGCAGTACACGCTGGACTGCCTGAACCTGCTCGACACCGCCGCCGATGTGCATCTGGATACCCTGGTGAGGGTTGCCCAGACCGCTTTTGGTGTCGAAACGGTGCTCCTCAGCCTTATCGACCGTGATCGCCAGTGGTTCAAGGCACGGCAAGGGTTGGATATCAGCGAGACGCCGCGGGATATCTCCTTTTGCAGCCATACGATCCTGCAGTCCGGTTCGCTGATCGTTCCGGATGCACTGGATGATCCGCGCTTCAGTGACAATCCTCTGGTGACCGGTGCGCCGCGCGTGCGGCTCTATGCCGGACGCCCCATCGTCATCAACGGGTTTCCGATTGGCACGCTCTGCCTGTTCCATCCCCAGCCGCGTCAATTGAACACGGCCGAGCAGGCGATGCTGAAGGATCTCGCGACGCTCGCGGAGGGCTACGTATTTCAGCGCGTGCAGAACACTCACATTCGCGAGCTATACAAAATCCTGGATGCCGAGAGGATGCGAGCGATGACCGACCCGCTCACTCACGCCTGGAATCGGATGGGGTTGGAACATCTGGCGCCCGTCTTGCTCAATCAAGCGTTGTCGGACGGGAAGATGGTCGGGGTGTTGTGCTGTGATCTGGATCATTTCAAGTCGGTGAATGATCGCTACGGCCATGCGACCGGCGATCAGGTACTGGTGCATACCGCTCGCCGGCTAAAGGGCGTGTTGCGCGCCGACGATATGCTGATCCGGCTGGGCGGCGAAGAGTTTGCCGTGTTGGTACAGGTCAATCAGCCTGAGGAGTTGCACATGCTGGCTGAACGTGTTCGGCTGATGCTGCTGGAAAAGCCGATCGTGTGTGGCGCGAACGCCATCACCATAACCGCGAGCGTCGGTGCGGCAATCAAGCGTGACGATGAAACCATCGAACACACCTTCACTCGAGCAGACCAGGCCATGTATCGAGGCAAGGCGAACGGCCGGAATCGCGTGGAGCTGGCGTGA
- a CDS encoding hybrid sensor histidine kinase/response regulator codes for MSIRTRLVWLVIAVIAPALAFAFYATYSIYKAQASQVDQGMYETARGVALAVDRELERYEAIVTTLAASPTLINGDLRGFHDRLQQTVQPTGAGVTIFDPDGIPLADSDYPYGDPLSMPPSLPAFEDARLLDVSPMFLDPVTQSYSVAIHRPVVRDGRIRYYLTMKFPVTDMAALLDAQELPERWLGVILDQAHTIVARSHNPIGHVGEPATDDFVAKLKASHVRDGKVRSVTRDSQEVVTFFSRAEASGWTVLIAIPRQDLLASVLAPIGTAALGILAVLALAIGLAVAVGRTITSPLAALDRAAGALARGEVFEAPRTGIEETDRTAQALALASVTLHRSSQEMAERVEEAVAQAERSQRALLQGQKLEALGNLTAGISHEFNNLLQSMTVGLQLADMLSTNPRAKRSIEACQRSAQRATRLTRHLMTFSRSRTGDVEQVDLRALILSMRELLTGVLPNRVVLELDLPDGAWPTAVDPVQCELAILNVAINARDAMPDGGRLTIRLHSQTFAHGNPLGVPAGAYLCVDINDDGCGMSKAVVVRACEPFFTTKAIGQGTGLGLAQVYGFASQSAGTVAIESEVGEGTRVTLVLPRVEHQALATAPLVESLARAARTARVLLVDDDADVRDVVVSMLEELGYQVDEAQDADQALARLADTSRPRIDVLLSDIVMPGRLDGVALAKSAQRLYPDLRIILATGYTEHIVTDYKFRVLPKPFTSQTLADALLDALGTDALAR; via the coding sequence GTGTCGATACGCACCCGTCTGGTCTGGCTGGTCATTGCCGTCATTGCTCCGGCACTTGCATTTGCGTTTTACGCGACCTATTCGATTTACAAGGCGCAGGCGTCCCAGGTCGACCAAGGCATGTACGAGACCGCCCGCGGGGTCGCCCTGGCGGTCGACCGGGAGCTGGAACGATACGAAGCGATCGTAACCACACTCGCGGCCTCGCCGACGTTGATAAACGGCGACCTGCGTGGATTTCACGACCGGCTGCAACAGACCGTTCAGCCAACCGGCGCGGGTGTGACGATCTTCGATCCAGACGGCATCCCCTTGGCCGACTCGGATTATCCCTACGGCGATCCGTTGTCTATGCCGCCAAGCCTCCCGGCCTTCGAAGACGCTCGCCTGCTGGACGTCAGTCCGATGTTCCTCGACCCGGTGACCCAATCGTACAGCGTGGCCATCCACCGCCCAGTCGTACGCGACGGTCGTATCCGTTACTACCTGACCATGAAGTTCCCGGTCACAGACATGGCGGCACTGCTGGACGCACAAGAGCTGCCGGAACGCTGGCTAGGCGTGATTCTCGACCAAGCCCATACCATCGTCGCGCGCAGCCACAACCCGATCGGCCACGTGGGTGAGCCCGCTACTGATGACTTCGTCGCCAAGCTGAAGGCGTCGCACGTTCGCGATGGCAAGGTACGGTCCGTCACGCGCGACAGCCAGGAGGTGGTGACCTTCTTTAGCCGCGCTGAAGCGTCGGGCTGGACCGTACTGATCGCGATCCCCAGGCAAGACCTGCTCGCCAGCGTGCTGGCCCCGATCGGGACGGCTGCGCTAGGAATCCTCGCGGTGCTGGCGCTGGCTATCGGGCTCGCTGTTGCCGTCGGTCGCACGATCACAAGCCCTCTGGCAGCACTCGACCGAGCCGCCGGCGCGTTGGCGCGCGGCGAGGTGTTCGAGGCGCCTCGCACCGGCATAGAAGAAACCGACCGCACTGCCCAGGCTCTGGCCCTCGCCAGCGTGACGCTCCATCGCTCGAGCCAGGAAATGGCCGAGCGAGTAGAGGAGGCGGTGGCACAGGCTGAGCGTTCCCAACGGGCGCTGCTTCAGGGCCAGAAACTCGAAGCGCTGGGCAACCTGACTGCCGGAATCTCACACGAGTTCAACAACCTTCTGCAGAGCATGACTGTCGGATTGCAACTTGCCGATATGCTGAGCACGAACCCCAGGGCCAAGCGCTCGATCGAGGCCTGCCAGCGGTCGGCCCAGCGGGCTACCCGTCTTACGCGCCACCTGATGACCTTCAGCCGAAGCCGCACCGGCGATGTCGAACAGGTTGACCTGCGTGCGCTTATTCTGAGCATGCGCGAGCTTCTGACGGGCGTCCTGCCCAATCGGGTAGTCCTGGAACTCGATTTGCCAGACGGCGCCTGGCCAACCGCCGTCGATCCGGTGCAGTGCGAACTCGCCATCCTCAACGTCGCGATCAATGCACGCGACGCCATGCCCGACGGTGGCCGGTTGACGATCAGACTTCATAGTCAGACGTTCGCGCATGGCAACCCGCTGGGCGTGCCGGCCGGCGCGTACCTGTGTGTCGACATCAACGATGACGGCTGCGGAATGAGCAAGGCAGTGGTGGTCCGAGCGTGCGAGCCGTTCTTCACCACCAAGGCAATTGGACAAGGTACCGGACTGGGTCTTGCCCAGGTCTACGGCTTCGCTAGTCAGTCAGCGGGCACCGTTGCGATCGAGAGCGAAGTCGGCGAGGGCACCCGCGTGACCCTCGTGCTGCCGCGCGTCGAGCACCAGGCGCTCGCGACGGCTCCGCTGGTGGAGTCGCTGGCACGTGCGGCCCGCACGGCCCGGGTGCTGCTGGTCGATGACGATGCCGACGTGCGCGACGTCGTGGTATCGATGCTCGAGGAATTGGGTTATCAGGTCGACGAGGCGCAAGATGCCGATCAAGCCCTGGCGAGATTGGCCGACACGAGTCGGCCCCGCATCGATGTGCTTCTGTCCGATATCGTGATGCCCGGTCGACTGGACGGGGTGGCGCTCGCCAAAAGCGCGCAACGCCTGTACCCGGACCTGCGGATCATATTGGCGACCGGTTACACGGAGCACATCGTCACCGATTACAAGTTCCGCGTATTGCCCAAACCCTTCACCAGCCAGACCCTCGCCGACGCGCTACTCGACGCGCTCGGCACCGACGCTCTTGCTCGATAA
- a CDS encoding APC family permease codes for MLMIFILGDVLGAGVYALAGTIAGRVGGLIWAPLLIALLFALLTAASYAELVTKYPRAGGAALYAEKAFGKPWVSFLVGFSMLAAGVTSAAGLAVAFAGGYLQALVDWSPAWVCLGFLVVVGVLNARGIKEALSANLVMTVIELSGLVIVIVAAGWFVAGGEGRFAQLLDGDSAVTATSVLGASLLAFYSFVGFETSANLAEEVRDVSKVYPRALFGALLITGAVYLLVGVGAALVLPDDVLKTADAPLMEVVSASGLGVPTQWFALIALIAVANGALLTMIMASRLAYGMARQGLLPAVIGRVLPRRRTPGVAILGTTAVAIALTFTSTLAVLAETVVLLLLFVFISTNLAVLVLKRDHVDHDHFKVHWIFPVLALASCALLLLQQSAETWLRASIMLAVGGVLHAASSRTRARRLSDGGR; via the coding sequence ATGCTGATGATCTTCATCCTGGGCGACGTCCTCGGCGCTGGGGTCTACGCCCTTGCGGGAACTATCGCCGGGCGGGTCGGTGGGCTCATATGGGCTCCGCTGCTGATCGCGCTCCTGTTTGCGTTGCTGACCGCTGCTTCCTACGCCGAGCTGGTCACCAAGTATCCGAGGGCGGGCGGCGCTGCGCTATACGCCGAGAAGGCGTTCGGCAAGCCGTGGGTGTCGTTCCTGGTGGGATTTTCCATGTTGGCTGCCGGTGTCACCAGCGCGGCGGGACTTGCGGTCGCGTTTGCTGGCGGCTATCTGCAGGCATTGGTGGACTGGTCGCCCGCTTGGGTTTGCCTCGGCTTCCTGGTCGTCGTGGGCGTGCTCAATGCCCGAGGCATCAAGGAAGCGCTCAGCGCGAATCTTGTGATGACAGTCATCGAACTCAGCGGCCTGGTCATCGTCATCGTGGCGGCAGGATGGTTCGTCGCGGGTGGAGAAGGGCGTTTCGCGCAGCTGTTGGACGGGGATTCGGCGGTGACCGCCACCTCGGTGCTGGGTGCGTCGCTGCTCGCCTTCTATTCGTTCGTCGGGTTCGAAACATCGGCGAACCTCGCTGAAGAAGTGCGGGACGTCAGCAAGGTCTATCCGCGCGCGCTGTTCGGTGCGTTGCTTATCACCGGGGCCGTCTATCTGCTGGTTGGCGTGGGGGCCGCGCTGGTACTGCCCGACGATGTACTGAAAACCGCCGATGCGCCTTTGATGGAGGTCGTTTCGGCCTCAGGGCTCGGCGTGCCGACCCAGTGGTTCGCGCTCATCGCGCTGATCGCGGTAGCCAACGGGGCGCTGCTCACCATGATCATGGCAAGCCGCCTGGCCTACGGTATGGCGCGTCAGGGGTTGCTGCCAGCGGTCATCGGGCGAGTGCTGCCGCGCCGACGGACGCCTGGAGTCGCCATCCTCGGTACTACCGCCGTTGCGATTGCGCTGACGTTCACCAGTACCTTGGCGGTCCTGGCCGAAACCGTGGTGCTGCTCCTGCTGTTCGTATTCATCAGCACGAATCTGGCGGTGCTGGTACTCAAGCGTGATCACGTCGACCATGACCATTTCAAGGTGCATTGGATTTTCCCAGTGCTGGCACTGGCCTCCTGTGCACTGCTTCTGTTACAGCAAAGCGCCGAAACATGGCTTCGTGCCAGTATCATGCTGGCCGTCGGCGGCGTGCTCCATGCAGCGTCTTCCAGGACGAGAGCCCGGCGGCTGTCCGATGGAGGGCGGTAG
- a CDS encoding potassium/proton antiporter: MFTIDKLLLLAAVLILLGVLSSKISARLGLPVLVLFLITGMLAGENGIGGIVFDNAVAAHALGTLALALILFDGGLQTPVSSIKRVWKPASLLATVGVLVTAAIAGLAASWMLGLPVLEGMLLGAIIGSTDAAAVFSLLRNAGIHINQRLKSVLEIESASNDPMAIFLTVGLLEVLVNGMPLGWGLLRLFLMQMGVGALVGLGVGWSVLRLLSRIKLVATGLYPVLVAAGGLLAYGISANLGGSGFLAIFVAGVMIGNQKFVFQRSTFLFMDGLAWLSQITMFVVLGLLVDPVSLLEVWFEGLVIAMVLVLIARPLAVAPLLALFGFNLRETALVSWVGLRGSVPIILAIFPLLFGLPNAPLIFNVVFFVVLLSATVQGSTLALVARKLGLTEKPPAAPAATLEISSLQDVDAEIVEYTLGSDARAAGRLLSQMALPEGVVVAMVTRGSAVIPPRGSTRLEAGDHLFVVLKPINQVFVDSVFSQAVEASRNDLPDLELRLKGSTKVEDIWNSYGIDLAADKGETLDQLLKQALHGNDSPGAELTAGSALLIVREQLHGRITTVGIQAMPAGRGTAASAPST; the protein is encoded by the coding sequence GTGTTCACGATTGACAAGTTGCTGCTTCTCGCCGCTGTCCTCATTTTACTAGGGGTGCTTTCCAGCAAGATTTCGGCCCGGCTGGGTCTACCCGTTCTGGTGTTGTTCCTGATCACCGGTATGCTCGCCGGCGAGAACGGAATCGGTGGCATCGTTTTCGACAATGCGGTGGCTGCGCACGCGCTCGGAACGCTCGCCTTGGCGCTGATCTTGTTCGACGGTGGCCTTCAAACACCCGTTTCGTCCATCAAGAGGGTCTGGAAGCCAGCTTCGCTGCTCGCCACGGTTGGCGTTCTCGTCACGGCTGCGATTGCGGGTCTGGCTGCGTCCTGGATGCTCGGTCTTCCTGTTCTGGAAGGCATGCTGCTGGGGGCGATCATCGGGTCAACCGATGCGGCGGCGGTGTTCTCGCTTCTGCGAAATGCCGGAATCCATATCAATCAGCGCTTGAAGTCGGTACTCGAGATCGAAAGCGCCTCCAACGATCCAATGGCGATATTCCTGACGGTGGGTCTGCTGGAAGTCCTGGTCAACGGCATGCCGCTAGGGTGGGGCCTTCTCCGACTGTTCCTGATGCAGATGGGCGTGGGGGCGCTGGTGGGGCTCGGCGTCGGTTGGTCGGTGCTCAGGCTGCTGAGCAGGATCAAGTTGGTCGCGACGGGTTTGTATCCCGTACTCGTCGCAGCCGGTGGACTATTGGCCTACGGGATCTCGGCCAATCTTGGAGGCAGCGGGTTTCTAGCCATTTTTGTCGCCGGCGTCATGATCGGTAATCAGAAATTCGTTTTCCAACGCAGTACATTTCTCTTCATGGACGGCCTGGCTTGGCTCAGCCAGATCACCATGTTCGTTGTGCTGGGTTTGCTGGTCGATCCGGTTTCGCTGCTGGAGGTCTGGTTCGAGGGCCTGGTCATCGCGATGGTGCTGGTTCTGATTGCGAGGCCGCTGGCGGTTGCTCCGCTGCTGGCACTGTTCGGTTTCAATCTCAGGGAAACAGCGCTTGTCTCCTGGGTCGGCCTGCGCGGATCAGTGCCGATCATTCTTGCGATCTTTCCGTTGCTCTTTGGCCTGCCCAACGCGCCGCTTATTTTTAACGTGGTGTTCTTCGTGGTATTGCTTTCGGCTACTGTCCAGGGGTCCACGCTTGCGCTCGTTGCACGCAAGCTTGGTTTGACGGAGAAGCCACCAGCAGCGCCTGCCGCCACTCTGGAGATTTCATCGCTGCAAGATGTCGACGCGGAAATAGTCGAATATACGCTTGGCAGCGATGCACGCGCTGCCGGCAGGCTGCTTTCACAGATGGCTCTGCCCGAAGGCGTCGTCGTCGCAATGGTCACACGTGGCTCTGCCGTCATACCTCCGCGCGGATCGACCCGGCTGGAAGCCGGCGATCACCTGTTTGTCGTGCTAAAGCCGATCAATCAGGTATTCGTCGATTCGGTTTTTTCGCAAGCGGTAGAAGCCTCGAGGAACGATTTGCCGGATCTTGAGCTCAGGCTGAAGGGCAGCACCAAGGTCGAGGATATATGGAACTCCTACGGCATCGATCTGGCTGCGGATAAAGGAGAAACATTGGACCAGTTGCTGAAGCAAGCCCTACACGGCAACGACAGCCCCGGCGCTGAGCTCACAGCAGGATCGGCGCTGCTGATCGTTCGCGAGCAGCTACATGGCCGTATTACCACCGTGGGCATTCAGGCGATGCCCGCCGGCCGTGGGACGGCAGCCTCGGCTCCGTCGACCTAG
- the ssuE gene encoding NADPH-dependent FMN reductase, which translates to MLVVSLAGSPSQRSRSGVLLDFASDWLRQRGTEVVSYGVRDFDAEDLLHARFDSPLVQRFAGHVEAADGLLIATPIYKASFSGALKALLDLLPERALAHKVVLPMASGGSVAHMLAVDYALKPVLAALKAQEMLHGVYAVDAQISYADGTRLPSLAPELTERLLESLEQLYAALARRHQPLDPKLLHTSLTSARWSI; encoded by the coding sequence ATGTTGGTTGTCTCTCTCGCCGGTAGCCCCAGCCAGCGCTCGCGCTCCGGCGTGTTGCTGGATTTCGCCAGCGATTGGTTGCGCCAACGTGGCACCGAAGTCGTGAGCTATGGCGTGCGCGATTTCGATGCAGAAGATCTGCTGCATGCCCGCTTCGACAGCCCACTGGTGCAGCGTTTTGCCGGGCATGTCGAAGCGGCTGACGGTCTGCTGATCGCGACGCCGATATACAAGGCGTCGTTTTCCGGGGCTCTAAAAGCCTTGCTGGACCTGTTGCCCGAGCGCGCCCTGGCGCACAAGGTCGTATTGCCGATGGCCTCTGGCGGTAGCGTGGCGCATATGTTGGCAGTGGACTATGCACTCAAGCCCGTGCTGGCCGCGCTCAAGGCGCAGGAAATGCTGCACGGCGTATACGCAGTCGATGCGCAGATCAGCTACGCCGACGGCACGCGGCTGCCCAGCCTTGCGCCTGAATTGACCGAGCGTCTGCTCGAGTCGCTTGAGCAGCTATACGCAGCCCTTGCTCGGCGTCACCAGCCGCTCGATCCGAAGTTGTTGCATACAAGCCTGACCAGCGCGCGCTGGAGTATTTGA
- a CDS encoding sulfonate ABC transporter substrate-binding protein, which produces MRTNTLRRGLVALFAAAISFGAITHAQAQSKQANVLRIGYQKYGTLVLLKARGTLEQRLVDQGFEVRWTEFPGGPQLLEGLNVGSIDFGVTGETPPVFAQAAGADLLYVAYEPAAPSGEAILVPKDSPIRSLSELKGKKIALNKGSNVHYLLVRALESAGLKYSDIQPVYLPPADARAAFERGSVDAWVIWDPFQAAAEEQLQARTLRDGQGLVSNHQFYLAARPFAEDHPKVVATLIEEIRDIGHWVEGNIDEATSQVAPLLGLSSEITRKAVIRQGYGAKPIDAVVVRAQQDIADTFTTLRLIPKKLVIQDVIWTAPKSIAQYAE; this is translated from the coding sequence ATGCGCACAAACACCTTGCGTCGAGGACTGGTCGCCCTGTTTGCTGCGGCCATTTCTTTCGGCGCCATTACTCACGCTCAGGCCCAGTCGAAGCAGGCGAACGTCCTGCGTATCGGCTATCAGAAGTACGGCACGCTGGTGCTGCTCAAGGCACGCGGCACCCTGGAACAGCGGCTGGTAGATCAGGGCTTCGAGGTTCGCTGGACCGAGTTTCCCGGTGGCCCGCAATTGCTCGAAGGGCTCAACGTCGGCTCCATCGACTTTGGCGTGACCGGTGAAACGCCGCCGGTGTTCGCCCAGGCGGCCGGGGCTGACTTGCTCTATGTGGCCTACGAACCCGCGGCGCCCTCCGGGGAAGCGATCCTGGTGCCCAAGGATTCGCCGATCCGCTCGCTGAGCGAGCTCAAGGGCAAGAAGATCGCGCTCAACAAGGGCTCCAATGTGCATTACCTATTGGTGCGCGCACTGGAGTCTGCCGGGCTGAAGTACAGCGACATTCAGCCGGTGTACCTGCCGCCGGCCGATGCCCGCGCTGCCTTCGAGCGCGGCAGCGTTGATGCCTGGGTGATCTGGGATCCCTTCCAGGCCGCCGCCGAGGAGCAATTGCAGGCACGCACGCTGCGTGACGGCCAGGGACTGGTAAGCAACCACCAGTTCTATCTGGCAGCGCGTCCCTTCGCTGAAGACCATCCGAAAGTAGTTGCCACGCTGATCGAGGAAATCCGCGATATCGGCCACTGGGTCGAGGGCAACATTGATGAGGCGACATCCCAGGTGGCGCCTTTGCTCGGTCTGTCCAGCGAGATCACCCGCAAGGCCGTAATTCGTCAGGGCTATGGCGCCAAGCCGATCGATGCGGTGGTAGTGCGGGCGCAGCAGGACATCGCCGACACCTTCACCACGCTCCGGCTTATTCCGAAGAAGCTCGTCATTCAGGACGTGATCTGGACGGCGCCAAAGAGCATCGCCCAATACGCGGAATAA